One window from the genome of Grus americana isolate bGruAme1 chromosome 14, bGruAme1.mat, whole genome shotgun sequence encodes:
- the CXCL14 gene encoding C-X-C motif chemokine 14, whose product MKLLTAALLLLFIAMCLASAEGVKCKCSRKGPKIRFSNVRKLEIKPRYPFCVEEMIIVTLWTRVRGEQQHCLNPKRQNTVRLLKWYRVWKEKGRVYEE is encoded by the exons ATGAAGCTCCTGACAGCAGCCTTGCTTCTGCTGTTCATCGCGATGTGCTTAGCCAGCGCGGAAG GCGTAAAGTGCAAATGTTCAAGAAAAGGTcctaaaatcagattttctaaTGTGCGGaagctggaaataaaaccaaggtACCCGTTTTGCGTGGAAGAGATGATTAT CGTGACTTTGTGGACGCGGGtgagaggggagcagcagcactgcttaAACCCCAAACGCCAAAACACAGTGAGACTGCTGAAGTGGTACAGAGtatggaaagagaaaggcag